A part of Vigna radiata var. radiata cultivar VC1973A chromosome 11, Vradiata_ver6, whole genome shotgun sequence genomic DNA contains:
- the LOC106776696 gene encoding uncharacterized protein LOC106776696, translating to MGWEISAANSNFHWGIVSCRKNESVTDDDTKHSVDDSSIAPGRRGVGESRYLGPFLYSPRGNQKAEKKLSENKTQALESNEGSEGIMEDEGSHEREGSLAAPLIFLIVASFQFAYYCLDQVAKQSGSGREKEAQLREEIKRLLKEASLLSQPSTFAQAAKLKRMATAKEKELSKYRNSSHKDYAVYSKAVLIFKYLTYALLLIWFWRVPVASVHRQLVQPFGSWLSWKSGGVQSNSVPVGIISWLVVSARVCRFVRRAYSK from the exons ATGG GTTGGGAAATTTCTGCAGCTAATAGCAACTTTCATTGGGGGATTGTGTCATGTAGGAAGAACGAGAGTGTCACCGACGACGACACCAAACACAGTGTCGATGACTCTTCGATTGCACCGGGACGGCGCGGTGTCGG GGAAAGCCGATATCTTGGCCCATTTTTGTATTCCCCGCGGGGGAACCAGAAAGCAGAAAAGAAACTATCAGAAAACAAAACGCAGGCATTGGAATCGAACGAGGGAAGCGAGGGAATTATGGAAGACGAAGGAAGCCATGAACGTGAAGGGTCATTAGCAGCACCTCTCATATTTCTGATCGTTGCTTCTTTTCAATTTGCATACTATTGCCTCGATCAGGTTGCCAAG CAGAGTGGATCTGGTAGAGAAAAAGAAGCTCAGTTGCGTGAAGAAATAAAACGACTTTTGAAGGAGGCAAGTTTATTGTCGCA GCCATCAACATTTGCACAAGCAGCAAAACTCAAAAGGATGGCAACTGCCAAGGAGAAGGAACTTTCAAAGT ACCGAAATTCAAGTCACAAAGATTATGCTGTATATTCAAAAGCGGTGCTCATATTTAAG TATTTAACATATGCATTGCTGCTTATCTGGTTTTGGCGTGTTCCTGTGGCTAGCGTACATCGGCAACTTGTGCAACCATTTG GGAGCTGGTTATCTTGGAAGTCCGGAGGAGTTCAAAGTAACAGTGTCCCG
- the LOC106777265 gene encoding cancer-related nucleoside-triphosphatase homolog, producing MAGPGKCFLVTGPPGVGKSTLIMRVLESLRLNSSIKLQGFYTREVRRAGQRVGFEVVTLDGRIAPLASLHFSSPESVGWPSVGKYKVDVASFESLALPELQVREGTSLFIIDEVGKMELFSSSFFPAVLRVLESNIPVLASIPIPKFGRDIPEVARLRNHAGATCFTLNVGNRDAVREQIRSLLEDLLIKH from the exons ATGGCTGGTCCCGGAAAATGCTTCCTCGTCACGGGTCCTCCG GGTGTGGGAAAAAGCACTCTGATTATGAGAGTGTTGGAGTCCCTCAGACTCAATTCCTCCATCAAGCTTCAGGGCTTCTACACTC GGGAAGTTAGGCGCGCAGGCCAAAGGGTTGGTTTCGAAGTGGTCACTCTTGATGGTCGCATCGCCCCACTTGCGTCCCTCCACTTTTCAAG CCCTGAGTCTGTCGGATGGCCTAGTGTTGGCAAGTATAAGGTTGATGTAGCATCTTTCGAGTCACTAGCACTGCCCGAGTTACAG GTTAGAGAAGGCACCAGCCTCTTCATCATTGACGAAGTTGGTAAGATGGAGTTATTCAGTTCGTCATTTTTTCCTGCAGTTCTAAGAGTTTTGGAGTCAAATATCCCAGTTTTGGCTTCAATTCCAATTCCAAAATTTGGCAGAGACATACCAGAAG TTGCAAGGTTGAGGAATCATGCAGGGGCAACTTGTTTCACATTGAACGTTGGTAACAGAGATGCTGTCAGAGAACAGATACGATCACTATTGGAAGATCTGTTGATTAAACACTAG